The Mustela lutreola isolate mMusLut2 chromosome 3, mMusLut2.pri, whole genome shotgun sequence genome includes a region encoding these proteins:
- the KCNJ13 gene encoding inward rectifier potassium channel 13 produces the protein MDGSNCKVIAPLLTQSYRRMVTKDGHSTLQMDGAQRGLAYLRDAWGILMDMRWRWMMLVFSASFVVHWLVFAVLWYVLAEMNGDLELDHDAPPENHTICVKYITSFTAAFSFSLETQLTIGYGTMFPSGDCPSAIALLAIQMLLGLMLEAFITGAFVAKIARPKNRAFSIRFTDLAVVAHIDGKPNLIFQVANTRPSPLTSVRVSAVLYQERENGELNQTSVDFHLDGISSEECPFFIFPLTYYHSIIPSSPLATLLQHESPPHFELVVFLSAMQEGTGEICQRRTSYLPSEIMLHHCFASLLTRGSKGEYQIKMENFDKTVPELPTPLVSKSPNRTDLDIRINGQSMDNFQISETGLTE, from the exons ATGGATGGCAGTAACTGCAAAGTTATTGCTCCTCTTCTAACTCAGAGCTACCGGAGGATGGTCACCAAGGACGGCCATAGCACACTTCAAATGGATGGTGCTCAAAGAGGTCTTGCATATCTGCGAGATGCTTGGGGAATCCTAATGGACATGCGCTGGCGCTGGATGATGTtggtcttttctgcttcttttgttGTTCATTGGCTTGTCTTTGCAGTGCTCTGGTATGTTCTAGCTGAGATGAATGGTGATCTGGAACTAGATCATGATGCCCCACCTGAAAACCACACTATCTGTGTGAAGTACATCACCAGTTTCACAGCtgcattctccttctccctggagACACAACTCACAATTGGTTACGGTACCATGTTCCCCAGTGGTGACTGTCCAAGTGCAATCGCCTTACTTGCCATACAAATGCTCCTAGGCCTCATGCTAGAGGCTTTTATCACAG GTGCCTTTGTGGCGAAGATTGCCCGGCCAAAAAATCGAGCTTTCTCAATTCGCTTTACAGACTTAGCAGTAGTAGCTCACATAGATGGCAAACCTAATCTAATTTTCCAAGTGGCCAACACTCGACCTAGCCCTCTGACCAGTGTCCGGGTCTCAGCTGTACTCTATCAGGAAAGAGAAAACGGTGAACTCAACCAGACCAGTGTGGACTTCCATCTTGATGGCATCAGTTCTGAGGAATGTCCATTCTTTATCTTTCCACTAACCTACTATCACTCCATTATACCATCAAGTCCTCTGGCTACTCTGCTCCAGCATGAAAGTCCTCCCCACTTCGAATTAGTTGTGTTCCTCTCAGCAATGCAGGAAGGCACTGGAGAAATATGCCAAAGGAGGACGTCCTACCTACCCTCCGAGATCATGTTACATCACTGTTTTGCCTCTCTGTTGACCCGGGGTTCCAAAGGTGAATATCAAATCAAGATGGAGAATTTTGACAAGACTGTTCCTGAACTTCCAACTCCTCTAGTCTCCAAGAGCCCAAACAGGACTGACCTGGACATCCGTATCAACGGACAAAGCATGGACAATTTTCAGATCTCGGAAACAGGACTGACTGAATAA